In Colletotrichum destructivum chromosome 1, complete sequence, the sequence CCGTCATCAGAAATACGGAGCGGTCTTTCCGCGAGAATCTCTTCGCGGACCAAGTTCTCGAATAGACCAAGCAGACGATTGAGCCTCTTTGCAAAGTATCTGAAGCTTTCGGGTGTGAAGTCGCTTTCTGATGGTAGGTATACAGGTATGGCATCGACCCCATACCTGAAGAGGCAGAGGGCATTGTGCACATCAAAACTCGAGATTTTCCCGGACTGCTTGTCGTCGACCAGCTGCTTTGCGATTAAATGTGCGATTCTTGGTCTGATATCGGCTAGAAGCCTCAAGTCGTCAAATTCGAGTCGACTCATACTGCCTCCAGCTAGTTCTACTGGTAGGTTGGCGTGTGCAGAGTGTTGCTGCCGTGCGAAATTGAGGACATTGAGACTGCGAGAGGGGCAAATTATCCGACATGATGGTCGAGTCATGCCGCCGCTAGAGGTAGAGAGCCTCGCTTCTTATTGGGCTCATTTGGTTACGTGCTGACCCAGGTCAGGCTCTATTTCTGCCGCCACTTGAGTGATTTTCTGTGCAGAGGGTACTTTTGGCACGGTGTTGAATCGTGGAAGCACACAGTGGCGTGCCACTGCCGTCCGCACCATATCTTACTTGGTGCAGAAATTCCCCGTCCATCAGCCGTGTCGCCACCACCCCGAACCCTTCAAGAACAGTGTGTTGGGATTGAGCAGTGAGCAGATCTCCGTATTACACAGGCTCATTCTTGTTACAGCTATGGCTTCTGCCAAGAGTGAGAAACGGGAGATTTACGCCCTCGCTCTTGCGTGCGAAGACCTCTTCTTAAAATGCTATGCCACACCGCATTTTCTGCCCTCCGTGGCAGGCGAGACGGCAGAAATTCAACACGAGAGATTTCGCATCTGGAGCTCCTACCTGGGTGTCTTCGCAAGCTACAAAGCGTCTCTTGACAAAAGACTCGAGTACTGCGACGACATACACAATCTTGTGATACAGTTGCTCGAGTTAATGCGAAAAAATCTCGAGTTTGGTATGTCTGCATACTGAACCTCCTGAGATTGTCTCATTAACGAGTCATTTGCAGTTACTTCTCGTTTCGCTGCTCATTCGATGCAAAACATATCAATTTCGTCAGCTCTCAAGGACAATCAAGAGCTGCAGGGAACTCTTTCAGAGGCTCTTAACGCTGTGGAGGCTACTATCACCAGGCTTAACAAGCTTGGTTCTGCTATTCGAAGGCAGTCTGCTACGGGCATCGAAAATCGGGTGCAAGCGTTCACCGAAAAGCATGGGGATAATGATTACACGGAATTCGCCCGACAGATCGTCCAGTTCAGATACAAAACCATATCGCCCTCCTTGAAAGAACATTTAGCTTCGTCCATGGCAGCACGTCGTCAGCGCCTAAGATACCTCCGTCGACACCAAATGAAGATGGAAAGTCAGGCAAtgaaggaggaaaaggagcCCGGGACTTTGACGGACACGAACAAGACGTCTTCTCCGGCCTTGAGGCTCAATGAAGGAATTGCCGGTGCAACACCTACCTCAACTCCTGCCAGACAGGTTTGGTCAAAGAACGTCGGTTTACGGACGGCGACTATACCTGCTGCGTCTGAGACAAACGCAACGAGCTTCAAGCCAACTCAGTCTGTAATGGCTCGTATCCGGAAAGCCAGTACCGGATCCATTGTATCCTCTTCAAAAGAAAGCACGACGTTCATGGCAGAGGGCTTGGACGACTATCCGGAGCCTCCTAAGACACACGACGGACAGGCGCGAAGACCCTGTCCTTTCTGTTTTCAACCTCTCAAAGCCTCGGATTTAAAGACCAGACACTGGAAGTAAGGTCACCAGCGCGATTCTTTTCATTGCGCAAGCTAAATCAATCCCAGACGACACGTTAACCAAGATATCAAGGCATTTATCTGCCTTTCCGCCAAGTGCAACGAGCCACCATTTGAGACATTTGATCTATGGGCCAAACACATGCGAGATTCACACTCAAACAAGTGGCCGCAACTTGTTCACAAGCCGGTGTCTTGGAGGTGTGACGTCGACCATCCGAAAGATATGCCGGCTTTTGAGTTCGATGACGAAAATGCATTCAAAGAGCATTTGAAAGCCTACCACGGCAACTACAGTGCTGCAGTACAGAATTCCATTTTCCGAATCAGCAGAGTTCAGAGACGGAGACCGCCGAAAACCTGTCTTCTGTGCAGTTACGATGTCTCTGCGCTTGACTCTGACCAGCTCAATAATTCTTCCCCGGCAGATATGCCTCCAGCTACAAAAAGGCCTGGCGATTTTGAAGAACTGGACAAGCTAGCGAAGCACATCGCCAATCATCTCTGGCGCCTGGCATTCGACAGCGCAAATAATCTTGATGTAGAATCACAGGACGATGTCTCACTAGGGAGCGTACTTACCTCAAACGGGAAGCAACAAAGCAGCCCGGGATCACAGCAGCGCCTACCTAGCGGTCTTGAAATTCTATCCCAATTGTCCACGGACTTGTCCGATAACTTCCCTAGGCATGAAAGTAGCAATTCAATCCCGACGTTTGACAAAGACTGGTCTAAGGCCGAATACGATTTCTTGCAGTCTCTCGATATTGAGCTTGATGACCTCTCGATATTACCAAACTGGGACGATGAGCAGTATACCTTCAAACAAAGAATGCAATTCGGAAGTCAAAAAGGCCTCGATCAGCAACAGCCACCAGCTCCCTCTGATGTAATTTTAGAACACTTTTTAGCCTGTCAAAACCTAGCAAATATCGTTAACTTCCAGCAAACCGCCGATCAATGCCTCGCCCACCTGCGCGTCACCGACCCGCGCCACGACAAGAAGCGCATTCAGGACACTAAGGGCGGCTTACTCAAGGACGCCTACGTCTGGGTGCTCGACAATCCCGACTTCTGCCAATGGCGCAACGACCAGCACCAGCGGCTGCTTTGGGTCAAGGGCGACcccggcaagggcaagaccATGCTCCTCTgcggcatcatcgacgagctggaagCAACACGCCCTCAGGGCCCTCAGGGGACGCTCTTGTCCTACTTCTTCTGCCAAGCTACCGACGAGCGACTCAACACTGCGACGGCTGTACTGCGCGGCTTGATCTTCATGCTTCTCGACCAAGACCCGTCACTTGTTTCGCacatgaagaagaagtacgaTGTGGCCGGGAAGGCACTTTTCGAAGACGTGAATGCATGGCAGGCGATGTCGAAGATCTTTATGGACATGCTCCGCGACTCGAAGCTGCAAGGCGTCTGTCTCCTTGTCGATGCATTAGACGAGTGCTCAACGGGCCTTGAACAGCTACTCGACCTGATTGCAGAAACGTCGCAGTCAACCGGTGCGAAATGGCTCGTCTCAAGCCGCAACTGGCTGCAGATCGAAGAACGGCTACGCACCGTAGCGCAGAGGTTATCACTGGAGGTCAACGCGAAGTCAGTCTCAACAGCCGTAGACAGCTATATCGCGTTCAAGATAGCACGGCTTAGCCAACTGAAGGGCTACCGAGACGATACCGCCAGCGAAGTACGTCAGTATTTAGTATCCAATGCGGACGGCACATTTCTCTGGGTTGCATTAGTCTGCCAAGAACTCGAGAAGACACACCGGCGGAAGGCTTCCCAGAAGATAAAGTCCTTCCCACGAGGACTTGATGCTTTCTATGAACGGATGATGCAACAAAttgatggagaagaggacaTAGAGCTCTGTAGGCAGATCCTTGCTCTCGTGGCGACGGCCTATCGCCCACCTTCACTCGCCGAGTCCGCCACACTCATCGAAGAGTGCCGTGATCTGGCGGACGATCACGAGTCCCTCCAGGAGATTATCAGCCTCTGCGGCTCGTTTCTCACCGTTCGCGAGGACACGGTCTACTTTGTGCACCAGTCAGCCAAGGACTTCCTGCTGAACAAGAAATACACGGCATTCAGTCAGATTCTCCCGTCCGGCATCGCGCACCAGCACCGCATCATCTTCTCGAGGTCTCTGGACGCGTTATTCAGCACGCTCAGACGCAACATCTATACGCTGCGCTCCCCTGGCGTCCGCATACAGGATGTGTCACCACCTGACCCCGATCCTTTGGCCTCTCTGAGGTATTCCTGTACACACTGGGTCGACCACCTCGAGCACTCGAATACTGCAGAAAGCCCGGCGTGCGGCGATGTGCAGGACAACGCCAGGGTTCACACTTTCCTTAAAAGGCACTATCTCCACTGGTTAGAGGCTCAGAGTCTTTTGCAAGGCATGCCACAAGCAGTGGTAGCAATTCAGAAACTGGAAACGTTAGTTGTAAGTCTGACAACACTTCTGTGTTTTAGAATACCATCTGACATTTTTACAGGCAGGCACAGGAGGAACACAACTTGAAGAACTCGTCCGAGATGCCCTTCGGTTTATCCTATCTCACAAACAATGTGTAGAAAGGTTCCCGCTGCAACTTTACATAGCTGCTCTGTTGTTTAGTCCTACCCACAGCGTAGTGAGACGACTTTTCCAAGCAGAAGCACCAGCCTGGATTACTGTAATGACAGGGATAGACGCAAACTGGAACGCATGTCTgcagacgctggagggccatGGCAACTCGGTCGAgtcggtggccttctcgccggatgggcgccagcttGCATCGGCCTCGGAAGACACCACCatcaagctctgggacgcggccacaGGCCAGTGTCagcagacgctggagggccacaGCAGCAGGGTCAcgtcggtggccttctcgccggatgggcgccagctggcctcggcctcctaCGACAgcaccgtcaagctctgggacaCGGCCACaggccagtgccagcagacGCTGAAGGGCCACAGCGGCCCGGTCAactcggtggccttctcgccggatgggcgccagATTGCATCAGCctccatcgacaacaccgtcaaggtctgggacgcggccaccgGCCAGTGTCagcagacgctggagggccacaGCGGCCCGGTCAGGTCcgtggccttctcgccggatgggcgTCAGCTGGCCTCGGTCTCCTACGACAgcaccgtcaagctctgggacaCGGCCACaggccagtgccagcagacGCTGAAGGGCCACAGCGGCCCGGTCAactcggtggccttctcgccggatgggcgccagATTGCATCAGCctccatcgacaacaccgtcaaggtctgggacgcggccaccgGCCAGTGTCagcagacgctggagggccacaGCGGCCCGGTCAGGTCcgtggccttctcgccggatgggcgTCAGCTGGCCTCGGTCTCCTACGACAgcaccgtcaagctctgggacaCGGCCACaggccagtgccagcagacGCTGAAGGGCCACAGCGGCCCGGTCAactcggtggccttctcgccggatgggcgccagATTGCATCAGCctccatcgacaacaccgtcaaggtctgggacgcggccaccgGCCAGTGCCTGCGAACGACGGAGGGCCACAGCGGCAAGGTCAactcggtggccttctcgccggatgggcgccagATTGCATCAGCctccatcgacaacaccgtcaaggtctgggacgcggccgccggccagtgccagcagacGATGGAGGGCCACAGCGATGGGGTCAcgtcggtggccttctcgccggatgggcACCAGATTGCATCAGCctccatcgacaacaccgtcaaggtctgggacgcggccaccggccagtgccagcagacGATGGAGGGCCACAGCGATGGGGTCAcgtcggtggccttctcgccggatgggcACCAGATTGCATCAGCCTCGGACGACAACACCGTCAAggtctgggacgcggccaccggccagtgccagcagacGCTGCAGGGCCACCGCAGCCTGGAAAACGTGTTCGAGGTGACGATCCAGAAACAAAGTCAAGAGCCTGGTGAGCGGCATCATGTGCTCTCACAGCACGGCGTATGGATTGCGAATAACTCTCACAACATACTTTGGTTACCTCCGGAATACCGAGCGGCATGTCACGCGGTGGAAGGATCGAGAATAGCTGTTGGATGTCAGTCGGGCCGTGTATTCTTTTTGAAGTTTGCGTTAGAGAGTTATTCGCTGTAAATCTTATGGCTACCTGTCTTTCTACTAGCTACTAAGTCATTAATGCTACTCTCAGCATTATCTATGTGTCTTATTGCTAATGCGTAACACAGGAAGGGCGGGGAGAAGCTTTCATTTATCGCTCACGAGAAGAGTCACAGCATGGTCTAGATTATTGTAGCATTCCTGTCCTTGTAAGAGGCTGCAAAACTGTAAACAAGAAAGCTGCTGCTAGTAGTCACGTATGCCGCAACAGCTTTGTTGTTGCGCCCCCTCATTATCACACCAGCTTTAGCTAGTGGGATAATAAATGTGGTTTTGTTGCCTAGACTAATCTGGTGGACCTTCAGTAGATGTACGTACACGAGTGGCATCAATCCCTTGTAGGGCAATCCTGGCTTGACTGTGCTTTTTGGCGAGTAATGACTGTGTCGGGTCAATTTCAATTGAACAAGTGTATACCAGGTTCTCAAAAAGAGCTGATTGTCGATTGAGATATCGCCCAACTGGAGGTGCGTTACGATGCCTTTGAGAATCCTGATTGCACTGCTAGCAGTTGTAAGTCACTTTTGCGCCGTCATCACACCAGCATGGTCTCAAGAAGGCTTTTAAAAGTTCTCAGCTAACATGATAAGCAGATGTAGTAAAGAAACTGCTGTCAATCTGTAACCCAATCAAGGAGAAAGACAGGTTCCTTTGCTTTTCTCTCTCAAAAGCCGCCTGCGGTCCCGAATCGCAAACCTCCATTCTTTGGCTACTTTATAGACAAGCAGAGACACCAGCAGGAAAATAAAAGCCCCGGCAAAAGCCATTATTGCAACACTAAACCCAAGCGCGAATCCTAACAGAGCTCGGTGCTCCTCGACAGAGCCAAAAAGACAGAAGGATGGGGAAGGCTGATGTTTATGGCCGCTTGTAGGAGACCCAGGTTGGCATGGAGTATCTCCTTGACTATCAGGTTAACTGGAAGGCTTACCATCAGAGTGAGATTAGTCTAGTGACCGATCCAGCATCTCAGGAAGCTTCCCAGGCTTCTCATTGTTGCCCTAGATGTCGCCATTGTCAGCCAGGAAATCCCCAAGTCTTTGCTCTTGATGAAGCGTACGAGCCTCATCTTCGAAGCTCTGTTGAGCTGGCGTGGCAGGAGCTCTTCGGCTGTTACGACAAGCTAGGAGATTCTCCTCTTTTTTCTGCCTTTGTCATCCTGCACCCATCACTTGGAATCTTATACCTTAAAGATGTGTGGTCAGCAAAGCATCAACAAGACTGAGTTAGGGTTGCCAGGAGGGGCCTGCAAGCCGACTTCAACAAGTGGTATAGCTCTCAGCTACAGCTCAcagcggaggaggagcctaGTGCTCTTCCCATTGACCTCTCCAACAGTGAGAATAGTCACTTGACACAATGGCTTCACAATAGATGACGCCAGCCAGTTGTCCTGGACACTGATGAGAATGGCCGATATCTTAGCCAGCCTACAGAGAAGACCCTATATTCACCTCGCTGGTGGTTGACCTATAGGGAGGTCTACCCACAGCTCAGTAAGCTTGCTCTTGACATCTATGCAGGGAGGTGCGCAAAGAGCCGCGTAGCTAACTGTGACAAGCAGCGACTTGGAAAAGGTGAAAGGAGGAGTTACCACAAGCTTGGCGGCACCGCTTCGTTACGTGCTGATTATCACTTGGCAAGACGGCGATAAGGCGTTCGTACCGGTCGTGCGTTGTACCGTCCGAACCACTAAGGCTGTTGGTGTTCACACCCCTGTTCCACGCCACGGTCTACATCGGCCAATAGCAGATAGATTGCCCTGCGGAATACTCAGTGTCAGCTGTCTCACGCTAAATCCGGCCAGAAGTTGCCCATTTGGCGAACCACCAAGGACTGCAGGCGAGACAGAAGAGTCGAGCAGATTGTTATTCGAGGAAGATGCAGCTTCCATACCGTattcttgttctttttggGCTTACACTCAAAGTAGCCTGTTTGCGCAGGATTCTTGCCATGAACAAGCCTCGGTTGTGCAGACGCGGAAGCCAACACGCTTACCCGCAGCGCACAGGACGGCTGCATGTCGTGCGATCTTGTTGACGATGCCGTAGTGTTGATTTCGAACCAGAAGCGCTTGGAAACGGTCATTGAACCCAAATTCTGCTCCAGGAACGTTGGCAAATACAACAATCAGGACAGGCTCTGCCGATGTTTTGGTTCATTGGAGGAGTCAATTTCTCTTGCTCGTGATTCCAAACGTTGCGCAGAGCCAACGGTGCTAGTTCTTGCCCTCATCAGTTGACCAGACTCGTAGCTGCACCATCCCCAGGAAGTGTTCAACAGAATCGCCATTTGCACCATCGGCGAACTAACAGTTGGATTCTACCCACAATCAGCCATCAATGTTTATCAGCGACAGAAGATACCCCAGGACACGCAGTGGCAACTGCTTCACCATAAAGGCGGACCTCCCTCAGGCCGGCCTTGTGCACTAGCGTCCGTAGTTCTTCCGAGGATTTCTTGAGGTGGTCATGAATCTCTCTGTCATGGCGTCAGAAAAGGCAGCATAGAGAAATTGTATTCTTACCTTAGAAGCGCCTGGTATTGCGTTAGGCGAAGCACGTCAGAAACATCAGAGAAGCGGTTCTCTTTCCAGAGTCTCTCCACATCCCCCTTCCCTGCAGCTTATCTGACGTCATCTGTCATGCACCAGTccgcgacagcgacaacTACGTCCAGTAAATAGAGAAGGACGTTGATTGCATTTAGCGTGAAACCAAGTTCCTGGTCTGGCGGCAGACTACTCTTAGCTTTATTGAGGTGCTCACGGACAATGCAGCGGAGATCGACTTCCGCAACGTCTGAGCCCATGATATGGTCTGTGTGATGAAAACAACCAACCGCTGGAAAAGCTACGTTGTTATGGGACGAAGAGGCGGGGAGTGGACAGACCGACGACGAAAGACCAACCGTCTGTTTATACTGTAGCAGAGCCAGCAGTTGCCCTCGTCATGCTTGTGCCGAGATTCAGCGATGCGGCCGAGAGCAAGCGCCCGGACCAAGCAAACATTGCCCTTTTGCTGCACAACGGGAAGCTCTCGGGAGGCAGAACTGTCCGCTATTGGCCAACGAACGAGTCTTCCCGTCGCACAACGCACCGGCGGAGGTTGATATTGGGCTGGGCGTGATTGGCGTAAACGGGTCTGGCCGGTGCAAAAGCACTATCGACAGCCGTAAAGTAGTACACAGTCTGCTCATTGGGTTGAAACTCGCCAAATTTCCTAGCGCCTTGGCTGGACGAATGGCCACTTACCCACTCCGTCAAGGACGTTGCGACGGCCTCCCGCAACATGCAGGGTTCTCCAAAATACATTGCTCCCTGTCTCGGTCGAACTGGCGCGGGACCCAACACGATGCAACAGAGCAATTGGTTGTCTCTCGACACCGCCCCACAAGCCCTGTTTGGCACCGCCTCGCAAGTGATGACCGTCAGCATGCATATGCAGGAGTTCGATAACGACGTCCAAGGCGAATGTGGCTGCAAACCCCGCCACCTCGAACCGCCCTGCGAGGCGCCACGGCGCTGCCCACGAACAGCGCTTCCGACCGCCTAATAAAGGAAGGAAGCCCGTCGAAGGCAACACGATAAGCGACCTTTCGCCGAGTCAACTCGTTACAGTAGCACACAACAATGGAGCCTGCTGGTttcgccgttggcgtcgtcgggctcgCTGGTCTCTTCAGCTCCTGTCTAGAGGCCATCGACAAGGTGCAATCGTATCGCTCAGCCCGGGCTGACGCAGACGTGCAAGACACCTTGTTCAATGCCGCCAAAGCCCGCTTCGAGCAGCGGGGACGAAGCGTTGGGATCGATCAAGGGAGACTGCTGGACGATCATCACCCCGCGCTGGACGACAAAGGCATATCAACATCTGTGCGCAACCTCTTACGCGTCATCATCAAGTTCATCTGCGACGACAGCCATGCGTCTTCTCGACGCTCGACCCAAGTCGCCGTGTTGGGCGACGACTTGTTGGGGCCGCACCAGTCGCGGCCCCGTCACGGCCCGTCGTCCGAGCCGAGGCGACGCAAACTGGCATGGACTTTCTGGGGCAAGGGAGACCGCACAGAACAGGTCAATCTGTTCGAGAGGCTAGTCCAGGAATTGCATAACCTTGTGCCGCCACGAACCGCACAGGGTACACGGCGGATACACAACCCAGACATTGGGCCGGCAGACGCTAAGGTAcgtagccaaggcggtccctcttaaggtcgcacaggtacacaatATGGGTGAAAAACACGGTAAAAAACACAGTGGGCCGGCAGACACGCACACGGATGTGTCAGGTAGGATCTCCAAGCATGACTGAGGCTCTTGGCTAATCGAGACAAGGGACTTCCTCAAACAGCGGTTTGTCGGCCGAGCTGCGGCAGATCCTGGCACGGATCGAAGGAGAGATTCGAGGTAAGGCCGCGCTTGTGCTTTCTAGGCCTGGGGCTAACGCTACCAAGCTGAGACGCGACGAGAAATCCACTCGTGGCTTGGCCAACGCCTGCCGAACGACCGCTACCACGACTCACTTCAACGGCGACTGGTGGGCACCTGCGACTGGATTCTTTACCGACCAGCATTCACGCAATGGCTCTCCTCAGAGCCAATTACGAACGCGAAGCTGCTGTGGATCAACGGGCCGCCAGGGTTCGGGAAAACGATCCTCTGCGCCCGCATCGTCGAGCACCTGTCTTCTACACTTCAAACGCCCGTCGCCCACTACTTCTTCTCTTCCGATCTCGAGACCCGTGACGACCCTTTCTCGATCATACGAGCATGGGTCTCTCAGATCGTGTATCATCACGAAGATGCGTTCGAATACGTCCGTCAAAGGTGGGAGGCGGACGCCGATCCTGTCGTGACGCGTGCAACTACCCTGACGATCTTCAAGCGGCTCCTCCACATTGTTCCTGACTGCATCTGCGTGGTTGATGGACTGGATGAATGTACTTCATCAGACACAGGAAACTCCTCTCTCATGGCTTTCTTTCGATCTGTTACAGACGCCATGTCGGGAACAAGCGCTAGAGTCCTTCTTGTGAGCCGCGATGAACAGAGGATCCGATACGCGGTCACAGACAACGCCCTCGACAGCCTTATTGAGCACAAGATATCGCCTGACGACGTGCGGCCAGACACGACCGTTGTTTCGAGAGAGATCATCGACAGAAAGCTACCTAACAAAGGCGACGATGTGCGGTCAACCCTATCCGAAGCATTGGCCAATCGATGTGACGGCCAGTTCCTCTGGCTTACGATGCAAGAGCCCGCTCTAAGAAAAGGCATGAACACGAAACAGCTGCAACAAGCCATCAATAATAGCCCAACCGGACTTGAACATCTCTACGATCACGCCTGGACCAAAATCACTCAATACAGAGAGCCGGACAAGGCCCGTGCCTTTGCTCTCTTGCGCTGGGCAGCATTCGCACTCCGGCCGCTTACTGTCTGCGAGATCACCGAAGCTGCCCTCATCGATGATTCCGAAGACTTACCATTGGAGGATCTCCCCGACGCCCTAGACGCTGATTACACCGAAACCGAGATCGTCGGCCTTTGCAGCCCCTCTTGATGATTCGGAGCGAGTCGCCGGGCTCAGCCATTAGCCACCAGACAGTGTGTTTAGTACACTTTACTGTCCGGGAATATCTTCTTCCCAACCTTCCTCTACCAACCTGGTTGAGGCAAAACCAACACCTGCACGCATCCCATGAACAATTACAGAACACATCTATTGCAAAGGCGTGTCTTCATTATATCAGCTCAAGAAGAACTTGGGATGGCAGTCCTCTCAATACAACATCACCCGTTGGCATCTCTCTCCGCAACTACGCGGCCATATCCTGGCACCAACATATTGACTTAGGTTTACCTATGGTCATAGAATTATCAAAGGTCATCAGAGAATTTTTCGACGAAAGAAATCCAACATGGATAGCATGGAGGACAATGATAGAGTTGGAAGATGCAAAACAAGACAACAGACTGGTTGAGATCAATCCGCCGGGGCCGTTGTATTACGCTGTGAGGTTTCAATTGACTAGCGAGGTCAGGTTCCTTGTCAAAGAGAAGGGGTACAA encodes:
- a CDS encoding Putative NACHT nucleoside triphosphatase → MASAKSEKREIYALALACEDLFLKCYATPHFLPSVAGETAEIQHERFRIWSSYLGVFASYKASLDKRLEYCDDIHNLVIQLLELMRKNLEFVTSRFAAHSMQNISISSALKDNQELQGTLSEALNAVEATITRLNKLGSAIRRQSATGIENRVQAFTEKHGDNDYTEFARQIVQFRYKTISPSLKEHLASSMAARRQRLRYLRRHQMKMESQAMKEEKEPGTLTDTNKTSSPALRLNEGIAGATPTSTPARQVWSKNVGLRTATIPAASETNATSFKPTQSVMARIRKASTGSIVSSSKESTTFMAEGLDDYPEPPKTHDGQARRPCPFCFQPLKASDLKTRHWKRHVNQDIKAFICLSAKCNEPPFETFDLWAKHMRDSHSNKWPQLVHKPVSWRCDVDHPKDMPAFEFDDENAFKEHLKAYHGNYSAAVQNSIFRISRVQRRRPPKTCLLCSYDVSALDSDQLNNSSPADMPPATKRPGDFEELDKLAKHIANHLWRLAFDSANNLDVESQDDVSLGSVLTSNGKQQSSPGSQQRLPSGLEILSQLSTDLSDNFPRHESSNSIPTFDKDWSKAEYDFLQSLDIELDDLSILPNWDDEQYTFKQRMQFGSQKGLDQQQPPAPSDVILEHFLACQNLANIVNFQQTADQCLAHLRVTDPRHDKKRIQDTKGGLLKDAYVWVLDNPDFCQWRNDQHQRLLWVKGDPGKGKTMLLCGIIDELEATRPQGPQGTLLSYFFCQATDERLNTATAVLRGLIFMLLDQDPSLVSHMKKKYDVAGKALFEDVNAWQAIYST
- a CDS encoding Putative WD40/YVTN repeat-like-containing domain superfamily, whose protein sequence is MGASWPRPPTTAPGPVNSVAFSPDGRQIASASIDNTVKVWDAATGQCQQTLEGHSGPVRSVAFSPDGRQLASVSYDSTVKLWDTATGQCQQTLKGHSGPVNSVAFSPDGRQIASASIDNTVKVWDAATGQCQQTLEGHSGPVRSVAFSPDGRQLASVSYDSTVKLWDTATGQCQQTLKGHSGPVNSVAFSPDGRQIASASIDNTVKVWDAATGQCLRTTEGHSGKVNSVAFSPDGRQIASASIDNTVKVWDAAAGQCQQTMEGHSDGVTSVAFSPDGHQIASASIDNTVKVWDAATGQCQQTMEGHSDGVTSVAFSPDGHQIASASDDNTVKVWDAATGQCQQTLQGHRSLENVFEVTIQKQSQEPGERHHVLSQHGVWIANNSHNILWLPPEYRAACHAVEGSRIAVGCQSGRVFFLKFALESYSL
- a CDS encoding Putative NACHT nucleoside triphosphatase, P-loop containing nucleoside triphosphate hydrolase; amino-acid sequence: MGEKHGKKHSGPADTHTDVSGTSSNSGLSAELRQILARIEGEIRAETRREIHSWLGQRLPNDRYHDSLQRRLVGTCDWILYRPAFTQWLSSEPITNAKLLWINGPPGFGKTILCARIVEHLSSTLQTPVAHYFFSSDLETRDDPFSIIRAWVSQIVYHHEDAFEYVRQRWEADADPVVTRATTLTIFKRLLHIVPDCICVVDGLDECTSSDTGNSSLMAFFRSVTDAMSGTSARVLLVSRDEQRIRYAVTDNALDSLIEHKISPDDVRPDTTVVSREIIDRKLPNKGDDVRSTLSEALANRCDGQFLWLTMQEPALRKGMNTKQLQQAINNSPTGLEHLYDHAWTKITQYREPDKARAFALLRWAAFALRPLTVCEITEAALIDDSEDLPLEDLPDALDADYTETEITVCLVHFTVREYLLPNLPLPTWLRQNQHLHASHEQLQNTSIAKACLHYISSRRTWDGSPLNTTSPVGISLRNYAAISWHQHIDLGLPMVIELSKVIREFFDERNPTWIAWRTMIELEDAKQDNRLVEINPPGPLYYAVRFQLTSEVRFLVKEKGYNVNENSSLGRSALVCACFNGDVKIAAILIANGADATIAVEDRRTPMHAASQNGHINVVRLLLEKGVDTTVTDEDGWTPMHFASQNGHIEVVKLLLKKRADAVVTNNDGWTPMHAASLSGHVDVVKLLVEKGADATATDNNGRTPIHAALQNDHIDVFQMFLQTERINIDWRDKNGRSLLSLAAGNGHETILKTILVIDNLDINSCDTSGRTALSWAASKGKEKAVLLLLANGKMDLYFEDKHGFTPLMRATWRSHIKVVKLLIQAGCGPQDTCKDGLVFQAFNFMLTVDFDEFMTSIGYVRDEDLLGLRGLFQEPITM
- a CDS encoding Putative prion-inhibition and propagation, HeLo domain, HeLo domain superfamily, giving the protein MEPAGFAVGVVGLAGLFSSCLEAIDKVQSYRSARADADVQDTLFNAAKARFEQRGRSVGIDQGRLLDDHHPALDDKGISTSVRNLLRVIIKFICDDSHASSRRSTQVAVLGDDLLGPHQSRPRHGPSSEPRRRKLAWTFWGKGDRTEQVNLFERLVQELHNLVPPRTAQGTRRIHNPDIGPADAKVRSQGGPS